The genomic interval acTACCATGTCTGAGCTTCCGCCGTCCATCTTCACATGGAAGAACCTGCCTGACAGGTtccacccacacacacacacaaaacataGCAACAGCAAAGTTTTTGCTGTTTTTACATCAAgggtaattaatttttttcctgttATTATCCTTGGATCATATGTACATCTGTTGTAAGGTTTGattattcttttctcaatgtttCTCCTGTACATTGCCGAAATAGAAATTCACTGTTTGCTTTAAACATGCAATCATTTCTTTTATAACTCTGCTTTATGTTACCAAGTAAGACACATCGAAGAATCTCTCAAGCTCTGAAAGGGAAAAAGAGGCACATATACAACAAGTTTACTTCTATAAAAGGTGAGTTCTCTGATTTCTCTCTTTTATCACTCTCTTCTAGTTTTTCTTGACTTTTCCTTCATTATCTGCAAGCATTAGGTACTTGGACCTTCTGGTGAGAGTTGTGCAAGTGAATCCCAAGGCCTTCCCCATCTCTCTCTGAATATGGTTGGCAACTTCAATGCTGTTATAACTCTTGTTTCCAGCCCAATCAGTAGGTACTTTCTCCAGATACTCTATTTGATATTCAGGCCAAGGATTCATCAGGAAAAACAGTGAATCAAAGCACTTGAAGCCACTCGCTGTCGTGCCATAGAACATGCTCACATTTGTCGACATAGCCACTGGAACGACTTCTTCTGTTAGCTCAGCAAACAATGGACTGAACCTGAGAAGAAATGGCTCTCTGCATGTTGTACCTTCAGGGCAAACGACGAGATCTCCCTGGCTCAGCAACTTTAGCCATTCTTCTCCTGTCTTCATCTCTGTTTCGTGTTAATCGTACTGTTTTTATAGGCGATAACATCTCGGAGATTCTACTCAGGCTGTAAGTAACTGCTGTAACCTTTCTGTTAAGTCCGGCGGAGATGTACACTGGGTCAAGAAGGGTCCTGTGATTGCATACATAGAGCCGGTTCTTCGAGAATTGACGCGCGGTAATGCTTGTAGATGCTATATCCCGGGATGTCATTCCAGTGAATACGCCAATAGgaagagctatcttatagggAAGGAGAAGGTAAACAATAGCTCGGAAGATGGCGAGGAGGATACTGAACGGTAGCCATAAGTACATTGCTAGTGTCGCTGCCGGAGTTGGCCGGAAAGCTATTCGGCCGTCATGAAATATTATCGGTTTGGGGTAGTTCTCTCTTGGCAAAGGTTGCcaattcttcttctcctttttgctAACTAGACATAGTTCCTGTAATGTATTTGCGGCTTCATCAGTTCAAGATCTCATTTGGtgttatatgtgtgtgtatgtac from Dioscorea cayenensis subsp. rotundata cultivar TDr96_F1 chromosome 7, TDr96_F1_v2_PseudoChromosome.rev07_lg8_w22 25.fasta, whole genome shotgun sequence carries:
- the LOC120264828 gene encoding LOW QUALITY PROTEIN: probable glycerol-3-phosphate acyltransferase 3 (The sequence of the model RefSeq protein was modified relative to this genomic sequence to represent the inferred CDS: deleted 1 base in 1 codon) — encoded protein: MALKEICKCFQSLYLVLLRRLIKISRRSSTSDGHAKLMNKLYHSSSLEKKVSSSETLLVDVEGVLLRSSSIFPYFMLVALEAGGFIRGFVLLVLYPLLCFLNQEVGLKVMVMVSFCGLREKGFRVGKTVLVKYFMEDVGVEGYEVLKKKKKGWKKRVCVSLMPTLMVEGFLKECLEVEVVVGRELKVFGGFFTGFMEEDDGGFVKRIQREVEMDDNGVLGFATFSNALLHGFFYHCKELCLVSKKEKKNWQPLPRENYPKPIIFHDGRIAFRPTPAATLAMYLWLPFSILLAIFRAIVYLLLPYKIALPIGVFTGMTSRDIASTSITARQFSKNRLYVCNHRTLLDPVYISAGLNRKVTAVTYSLSRISEMLSPIKTVRLTRNRDEDRRRMAKVLSQGDLVVCPEGTTCREPFLLRFSPLFAELTEEVVPVAMSTNVSMFYGTTASGFKCFDSLFFLMNPWPEYQIEYLEKVPTDWAGNKSYNSIEVANHIQREMGKALGFTCTTLTRRSKYLMLADNEGKVKKN